A DNA window from Citrobacter tructae contains the following coding sequences:
- a CDS encoding trypsin-like serine peptidase produces the protein MHKTIAVLLGSICLSPVVAHADQPTTTSTDADDIKTLFFGHDDRVQITDPTQSPWDAIGQLETASGNLCTATLISPRLALTAGHCLLTPPNGKPDKAVALRFVSKKGVWRYEIHGIEGRVDSSLGKRLKADGDGWIVPPSAAPWDFGLVVLRYPPSGITPLPLYQGDKAALTAALKAADRKVTQSGYPEDHLDDLYTHQDCVVTGWAQNTVMSHQCDTLPGDSGSPLMLKTDSGWQLIGVQSSAPAAKDRWRADNRAISVTGFRDKLETLAKG, from the coding sequence ATGCATAAAACCATTGCGGTATTACTGGGTTCTATTTGTCTTTCTCCTGTCGTTGCGCATGCGGATCAGCCCACAACGACCAGCACAGATGCTGACGATATAAAAACGCTATTTTTTGGGCATGACGATCGCGTACAGATTACTGACCCGACACAGTCACCCTGGGACGCAATCGGACAACTGGAAACCGCCAGCGGTAACCTGTGTACGGCTACGCTCATTTCTCCGCGCCTGGCCCTGACCGCCGGACACTGTCTACTAACGCCCCCTAATGGCAAGCCGGATAAAGCTGTTGCACTGCGCTTTGTGTCAAAAAAAGGCGTCTGGCGCTATGAAATCCACGGCATTGAGGGACGGGTTGATTCTTCACTGGGCAAGCGTTTAAAAGCGGATGGCGATGGCTGGATCGTGCCCCCCTCAGCGGCACCGTGGGATTTTGGTCTGGTGGTATTGCGTTATCCACCGTCAGGAATTACACCGCTTCCCTTATATCAAGGCGATAAAGCCGCGTTAACCGCAGCGCTGAAAGCCGCAGATCGCAAAGTAACCCAGTCAGGTTACCCGGAAGACCATCTTGACGATCTGTACACACATCAGGATTGTGTGGTGACCGGTTGGGCGCAAAACACCGTCATGTCCCATCAGTGCGACACACTCCCTGGCGACAGCGGCTCCCCATTGATGCTGAAGACAGATTCGGGCTGGCAATTGATCGGTGTTCAAAGCTCTGCACCGGCAGCTAAAGATCGCTGGCGGGCGGATAACCGCGCTATTTCAGTCACCGGTTTTCGCGATAAACTGGAAACCTTAGCAAAGGGATAA
- a CDS encoding carboxypeptidase M32 has protein sequence MSNSTNYQQLTRTFQRLSRFSHLSAIASWDMFTMMPPGGSQARGEALAELNVLEHQLLTDPKVATWIAGAKQEQLNDVEQANLREMTRLHHQASLLPESLVEAKSLAGSRCEHAWRSQRPANDWEGFAENLKDVVKYSREEARLRAEAKGCSPYDALLDVFEPDMTSARLDVLFADLKSWLPDLLNKVVAKQSQQSLIAPIGPFPTEVQRELGLETMAQLGFDFAGGRLDISAHPFCGGVPEDVRITTRYDENELLSALFGVIHETGHARYEQNLPRNWSGQPIALARSTAIHESQSLFFEMQLGRSTAFLTRLIPAVKRHFGDQAAFEESNFIAWNQQVKPGFIRVDADEVSYPAHVILRYEIERALINGDIEVDDIPALWNEKMQAWLGLSTIGNYRNGCMQDIHWTDGGFGYFPSYTLGAMYAAQLFSAANRALPGLEASIAQGDFSPLFDWLRQNIWQHGSRFTTEQLITQATGEPLSSRYFRAHLEARYL, from the coding sequence ATGAGTAACAGTACAAATTACCAGCAACTCACCCGCACCTTCCAGCGGCTCTCTCGCTTCTCCCACCTCTCGGCAATAGCCAGTTGGGACATGTTTACTATGATGCCTCCCGGCGGCAGTCAAGCCCGTGGCGAAGCGCTGGCGGAACTGAACGTCCTGGAACATCAGTTGTTAACCGACCCTAAGGTCGCCACATGGATTGCCGGCGCGAAACAGGAACAGTTGAACGATGTTGAGCAGGCCAATCTGCGAGAAATGACGCGCCTGCATCATCAAGCATCATTGTTGCCGGAATCCCTGGTCGAAGCCAAATCCCTGGCGGGCAGTCGCTGCGAACACGCCTGGCGCAGCCAGCGCCCAGCCAATGACTGGGAAGGCTTTGCTGAAAACCTGAAAGACGTGGTGAAGTACAGCCGCGAAGAGGCGAGGCTACGTGCCGAGGCCAAAGGTTGTTCACCGTACGATGCGCTGCTGGATGTGTTTGAACCAGACATGACCAGCGCCCGCCTGGACGTGCTATTCGCCGATCTCAAAAGCTGGCTTCCGGACCTGTTAAACAAAGTCGTCGCCAAACAATCCCAACAGTCGCTTATTGCGCCGATTGGCCCCTTCCCAACTGAGGTACAGCGCGAATTAGGTCTCGAGACAATGGCGCAACTGGGATTCGATTTTGCTGGCGGACGACTGGACATTAGCGCCCACCCGTTCTGCGGCGGCGTGCCGGAAGATGTCCGCATCACCACACGGTATGATGAAAACGAATTGCTCAGCGCACTGTTCGGTGTGATCCATGAGACCGGCCATGCGCGCTATGAGCAAAATCTGCCGCGCAACTGGTCAGGGCAACCTATCGCACTGGCGCGCTCAACCGCCATCCATGAATCTCAAAGCCTGTTCTTTGAAATGCAGTTGGGTCGAAGCACCGCCTTCCTGACGCGGTTAATTCCGGCGGTGAAGCGGCATTTTGGCGATCAGGCCGCCTTTGAAGAAAGTAACTTTATCGCCTGGAACCAGCAGGTGAAGCCGGGCTTTATCCGCGTTGATGCCGATGAGGTAAGCTACCCCGCCCATGTGATCCTGCGCTACGAAATTGAGCGTGCGCTGATTAACGGCGACATTGAAGTCGATGATATTCCGGCGTTGTGGAATGAAAAAATGCAGGCCTGGCTGGGGCTGTCAACCATCGGCAACTATCGCAACGGCTGTATGCAGGATATCCACTGGACCGACGGCGGTTTTGGCTACTTCCCTTCTTATACCCTTGGTGCCATGTATGCAGCACAGTTGTTTAGTGCAGCGAACCGTGCGTTACCGGGGTTAGAGGCGTCCATCGCTCAGGGCGACTTCAGCCCACTGTTTGACTGGTTACGCCAGAACATCTGGCAGCACGGTAGCCGTTTCACCACCGAACAGCTGATTACTCAGGCGACCGGTGAACCGCTCAGTAGCCGCTATTTCCGCGCACATCTCGAAGCCCGCTATCTGTAA
- a CDS encoding CPBP family intramembrane glutamic endopeptidase: MFLLMFGLTFVPLFFAKSVVLQAQGLLFPLLFAAEFVVLVPLYYFFFSKRAGLGKGRFNATWFGILFATLLLVQFVGPWLLGIRQNEEWVTTQVSLRSYALWLSSLSLIFIAPVYEEMIFRGCLFNAFQYWFKDKTWLTSTVVSAIFALMHTQYVDFRTLLLLFIVSLVLIYARIKSNGILMPIMLHILMNGTVVALQIAA; the protein is encoded by the coding sequence ATGTTTTTACTGATGTTTGGCCTCACGTTTGTCCCTCTTTTCTTTGCCAAAAGCGTGGTATTACAGGCACAGGGGTTGCTGTTTCCGCTGCTGTTCGCTGCGGAGTTTGTTGTGCTGGTGCCATTGTATTATTTCTTCTTTAGCAAAAGAGCAGGTTTAGGAAAAGGTAGGTTTAACGCAACGTGGTTTGGCATTTTATTTGCCACACTTTTGCTGGTGCAATTTGTTGGCCCCTGGCTGCTGGGAATAAGACAGAATGAAGAATGGGTGACAACCCAGGTATCATTACGCAGTTATGCGCTATGGCTGTCGAGTTTGTCACTGATATTTATTGCCCCGGTTTATGAAGAAATGATTTTCCGTGGTTGCCTGTTTAATGCTTTCCAGTACTGGTTCAAGGATAAAACCTGGCTGACGTCGACGGTGGTGTCCGCCATTTTTGCGCTGATGCATACGCAATATGTGGATTTTAGAACCTTGCTGCTGCTGTTTATTGTGTCGCTGGTTCTGATCTATGCCCGAATTAAAAGCAACGGTATATTGATGCCGATTATGCTGCACATCCTGATGAACGGCACGGTAGTAGCCCTACAAATCGCGGCTTAG
- the mdtI gene encoding multidrug/spermidine efflux SMR transporter subunit MdtI — protein MQQFEWVHGAWLGLAIVLEIVANVFLKFSDGFRRKAYGVLSLAAVLAAFSALSQAVKGIDLSVAYALWGGFGIAATLAAGWVLFGQRLNNKGWIGVALLLAGMIMIKLA, from the coding sequence ATGCAGCAGTTTGAGTGGGTTCACGGCGCCTGGTTGGGTTTGGCCATTGTGTTGGAAATTGTCGCTAACGTCTTTTTGAAATTTTCCGATGGTTTTCGCCGTAAAGCCTATGGTGTGCTGTCATTGGCCGCTGTGCTGGCTGCCTTCAGTGCGCTGTCCCAGGCGGTAAAAGGCATTGACCTTTCCGTTGCTTATGCCTTGTGGGGGGGATTCGGGATTGCCGCCACGTTGGCCGCAGGCTGGGTGCTTTTTGGTCAGCGCCTGAATAATAAAGGCTGGATAGGCGTCGCATTGCTGCTGGCCGGCATGATCATGATTAAACTCGCCTGA
- the asr gene encoding acid resistance repetitive basic protein Asr: MKKVLALVVAAAMGLSSAAFAAETTATTAPAATATTKAAPAKTTHHKKQHKAAEQKAQAAKKHAKKSATKPAVEQKAPEQKAQAAKKHTKKAATKPAAEQKAPEQKAQAAKKHSKKAVKHEAAKPAAQPAA; the protein is encoded by the coding sequence ATGAAAAAAGTATTAGCTCTGGTTGTTGCCGCTGCTATGGGTCTGTCTTCTGCTGCTTTTGCTGCTGAAACAACTGCTACCACCGCTCCGGCTGCTACTGCGACCACAAAAGCAGCCCCGGCAAAAACAACGCATCATAAAAAACAGCATAAAGCCGCTGAGCAGAAAGCTCAGGCCGCTAAAAAACACGCTAAAAAATCTGCAACCAAACCTGCTGTAGAACAAAAAGCACCAGAGCAGAAAGCTCAGGCTGCGAAAAAACATACCAAAAAAGCGGCAACTAAACCTGCTGCAGAACAAAAAGCACCAGAGCAGAAAGCTCAGGCTGCGAAAAAACACAGCAAAAAAGCAGTAAAACACGAAGCCGCTAAACCTGCTGCTCAACCGGCCGCATAA
- the mlc gene encoding sugar metabolism global transcriptional regulator Mlc, with amino-acid sequence MVADSQPGHIDQIKQTNAGAVYRLIDQLGPVSRIDLSRLAQLAPASITKIVREMLEAHLVQELEIKEAGSRGRPAVGLVVETEAWHYLSIRISRGEIFLALRDLSSKLVVEDCLEMPLVSEIPLLDRVIAQVDQFFIRHQQKLERLTSIAITLPGIIDTENGIVHRMPFYDDVKEMPLGDALEKHTGVPVYIQHDISAWTMAEALFGASRGARDVIQVVIDHNVGAGVITDGHLLHAGSSSLVEIGHTQVDPYGKRCYCGNHGCLETIASVDSVLELAQVRLKQSMSSSLHGQPLTVDSICLAAMQGDLLAKDIINGVGTHVGRILAIMVNLFNPQKILIGSPLSKAADILFPTIADSIRQQALPAYSRHIVVESTQFTNQGTMAGAALVKDAMYNGSLLIRLLQG; translated from the coding sequence GTGGTTGCTGATAGTCAGCCTGGGCATATCGATCAAATTAAGCAGACCAATGCGGGTGCAGTTTATCGCCTGATTGATCAGCTCGGACCGGTATCGCGTATTGATCTCTCTCGCCTGGCACAATTGGCGCCTGCCAGTATTACCAAAATTGTCCGCGAAATGCTCGAAGCACATTTGGTGCAAGAGCTGGAAATAAAAGAAGCCGGGAGTCGTGGTCGTCCGGCCGTTGGCCTGGTTGTCGAAACGGAAGCCTGGCACTATTTATCTATTCGTATCAGCCGCGGCGAGATTTTTCTCGCGTTACGCGATCTCAGCAGCAAACTGGTGGTTGAAGACTGCCTCGAAATGCCGCTGGTCTCCGAAATTCCGCTGCTCGATCGCGTTATCGCGCAGGTCGATCAGTTTTTCATCCGCCATCAGCAAAAGCTCGAACGATTAACCTCCATCGCCATCACCTTACCCGGGATTATTGATACCGAGAATGGCATCGTGCATCGCATGCCATTTTACGATGACGTGAAGGAGATGCCACTGGGCGATGCGCTGGAGAAACATACCGGTGTCCCGGTGTACATTCAGCATGATATTAGTGCCTGGACTATGGCCGAAGCGCTTTTTGGTGCTTCGCGCGGTGCTCGCGATGTGATTCAGGTGGTGATTGACCACAACGTGGGCGCTGGCGTGATTACCGACGGTCATTTGCTGCATGCGGGTAGCAGCAGTCTGGTCGAGATTGGTCATACGCAAGTGGACCCTTATGGCAAGCGTTGCTACTGCGGCAATCATGGATGTCTGGAAACGATTGCCAGCGTGGACAGCGTTCTCGAACTCGCGCAGGTGCGCCTGAAGCAGTCGATGAGTTCCTCGTTGCATGGACAACCGTTGACGGTGGATTCGATATGCCTGGCTGCCATGCAGGGTGACTTACTGGCGAAAGATATTATCAACGGCGTTGGGACACATGTGGGGCGCATCCTCGCCATCATGGTGAATTTGTTCAATCCGCAAAAGATTTTGATTGGATCTCCACTCAGCAAGGCCGCAGATATTCTGTTTCCGACCATTGCTGACAGCATTCGTCAACAAGCGCTACCTGCCTACAGTCGACACATTGTTGTTGAGAGTACGCAGTTTACCAACCAGGGAACGATGGCAGGGGCTGCACTCGTGAAGGACGCGATGTATAACGGTTCTTTGTTGATTCGTCTATTACAGGGTTAA
- the clcB gene encoding voltage-gated ClC-type chloride channel ClcB produces MHHLHAYPDLRAMLRRLLFAALIGILAALAVAGFRHAMLILEWFFLSNDTGSLVNAASSLPPLRRMLTPALGGLAAGLLLWGWQKFNRQRPQAPTDYMEALQTDGQFDVSASLVKSLASLLVVASGSAIGREGAMILLAALAASCFAQRFTPRTEWKLWIACGAAAGMASAYHAPLAGSLFIAEVLFGTLILASLGPVVVSAVVALLTTHLLSDSNALLYTVHLTRDLHAPEYLMIVSTGVVAGVCGPLFMWLMTTSHNGFLRLKLSPPWQLTLGGLIVGILSLLTPTVWGNGYSVVQSFLLSPPLLSVISGIFICKLLAVLASSGSGAPGGVFTPTLFVGLSIGMLFGRIWGFWLPGTDEITILLGLTGMATLLAATTHAPIMSTLMVCEMTGEYRLLPGLLIACVVASVLSRTLRQDSIYRQHAAEH; encoded by the coding sequence ATGCATCATTTGCACGCGTATCCCGACCTGCGCGCTATGCTTCGCCGCCTGCTGTTCGCCGCGCTGATCGGCATCCTGGCGGCGCTGGCGGTGGCCGGGTTTCGCCACGCCATGCTGATCCTGGAGTGGTTTTTCCTGAGTAACGACACCGGCAGTCTGGTCAATGCGGCTTCCAGCCTGCCTCCGCTACGACGCATGCTAACCCCTGCTCTGGGCGGGCTTGCGGCAGGATTACTACTGTGGGGCTGGCAGAAGTTTAACCGGCAGCGCCCGCAGGCTCCCACGGATTATATGGAAGCGCTGCAAACTGACGGGCAGTTTGATGTTAGCGCCAGCCTGGTGAAGTCGCTGGCGTCATTGTTGGTAGTCGCCAGCGGGAGCGCCATCGGGCGTGAAGGTGCCATGATCTTACTGGCGGCGCTGGCTGCATCCTGTTTTGCCCAGCGCTTTACCCCACGCACAGAATGGAAGTTATGGATTGCCTGCGGAGCTGCTGCGGGTATGGCAAGTGCGTACCATGCGCCACTGGCGGGCAGCCTGTTTATTGCCGAAGTCCTGTTTGGCACATTAATTCTGGCATCGTTGGGACCGGTTGTCGTTTCCGCCGTTGTCGCCCTGCTGACTACCCATTTACTCAGTGACAGCAACGCGCTGCTCTATACCGTGCATCTGACGCGAGACCTGCATGCGCCGGAATACCTGATGATCGTCAGCACCGGCGTGGTGGCTGGCGTCTGCGGTCCCCTTTTTATGTGGCTGATGACTACCAGCCACAACGGTTTTTTACGCCTGAAACTCTCCCCCCCGTGGCAATTGACGCTGGGAGGACTGATCGTCGGCATACTGTCATTACTCACACCAACCGTTTGGGGAAATGGTTACAGCGTGGTGCAATCGTTTTTACTCTCACCACCTCTGCTGTCGGTTATCAGTGGGATATTTATCTGCAAATTACTGGCGGTACTTGCCAGCAGCGGCTCCGGCGCGCCGGGCGGTGTATTCACGCCAACCCTGTTTGTCGGTCTGTCGATTGGTATGCTGTTTGGTCGCATATGGGGATTCTGGCTTCCCGGTACGGATGAGATTACTATTCTGCTGGGATTAACCGGGATGGCGACGCTGCTGGCGGCAACAACGCATGCGCCAATTATGTCTACGCTGATGGTTTGTGAAATGACCGGGGAGTATCGCCTGCTCCCCGGATTACTAATCGCCTGTGTGGTGGCTTCCGTGCTGTCACGGACGTTACGCCAGGACTCTATCTACCGACAGCACGCTGCCGAGCATTGA
- a CDS encoding AI-2E family transporter, with product MAKPIITLSGLKLVIMLGMLVIILTGIRFAADIVVPFILALFIAVVLNPVVRRMVKLRIPRVLAVSLLVVIIVMLMVLLLAYLGTSLNELARTLPQYRSSLVIPLKNIEPWLQRAGIGVSVDELVKYIDPNAAMTLVTNLLTQLSNAMSSIFLLLLTVVFMLLEVPQLPNKLKQMMSRPVEGMAAIQRAIDSVSHYLVLKTAISIVTGLVAWGMLAALDVRFAFVWGLLAFALNYIPNIGSVLAAIPPIAQVLVFSGFYDALVVLAGYLAINLVFGNILEPRIMGRGLGLSTLVVFLSLIFWGWLLGPVGMLLSVPLTIIVKIALEQTEGGQSIAILLSDLNKA from the coding sequence ATGGCGAAACCGATCATCACGCTTAGCGGTCTAAAGTTAGTCATTATGTTGGGTATGCTGGTGATAATTTTAACCGGCATACGCTTCGCTGCCGACATTGTCGTACCCTTTATTCTGGCGTTGTTTATTGCCGTGGTGCTTAACCCCGTGGTCCGCCGCATGGTCAAACTTCGCATTCCACGAGTATTAGCAGTGTCATTGCTGGTTGTTATTATTGTGATGCTAATGGTGCTGCTTTTAGCGTATTTAGGTACATCCTTAAATGAATTAGCCAGAACGCTGCCGCAATACCGTTCCTCGCTGGTTATCCCACTGAAAAACATCGAACCCTGGCTGCAGCGCGCGGGTATTGGTGTTTCTGTCGACGAACTTGTTAAATATATCGACCCTAATGCAGCGATGACGCTGGTGACAAATTTACTGACGCAATTGTCCAATGCCATGTCATCGATTTTTTTACTGCTGTTAACGGTGGTGTTTATGCTGCTGGAGGTCCCGCAGTTACCCAATAAACTGAAACAGATGATGAGCCGACCCGTCGAGGGAATGGCGGCAATTCAACGTGCAATCGACAGCGTGTCACACTACCTTGTGCTCAAAACGGCCATCAGCATCGTCACTGGTCTAGTTGCCTGGGGCATGCTGGCGGCACTCGATGTCCGGTTCGCTTTTGTCTGGGGCCTGCTGGCCTTCGCTCTGAACTATATCCCTAACATCGGCTCCGTGCTGGCGGCGATCCCCCCTATTGCTCAGGTACTGGTGTTTAGCGGATTTTACGACGCCCTTGTGGTGCTGGCGGGCTATCTGGCGATTAACCTGGTATTCGGTAATATTCTCGAACCGCGCATCATGGGGCGCGGATTAGGATTGTCTACGCTGGTGGTGTTTCTGTCGTTGATCTTCTGGGGCTGGCTACTGGGACCGGTAGGCATGCTGCTTTCCGTGCCGCTCACCATCATCGTTAAAATTGCGCTTGAGCAAACCGAAGGCGGCCAAAGCATTGCCATTCTGCTGAGCGATCTCAACAAGGCGTGA
- a CDS encoding LysR family transcriptional regulator — protein sequence MNIELRHLRYFVAVAEELHFGRAAARLNISQPPLSQQIQILEQQVGARLLARTNRSVALTAAGRQFLADSRQILGLVNEAAARAERLHLGEAGELRIGFTSSAPFIKAVSDTLSFFRQCYPDVHMQTREMNTREQIAPLSEGTLDMGLLRNTQLPDTLHREVILHEPLMAMIPRVHPLAKKPVVTLAELAREPFVFFDPHVGTGLYDDILGLMRRYDLKPTITQEVGEAMTIIGLVAAGLGVSILPASFKRVQLYEMCWVPIAEEDAVSEMWLVWPKHREQSHAAQRFRQQLLAAVQHA from the coding sequence ATGAATATTGAACTGCGTCACCTGCGCTACTTTGTGGCGGTTGCGGAAGAACTGCATTTTGGCCGCGCGGCAGCCCGGCTGAATATTTCCCAACCCCCTTTGAGCCAACAGATCCAAATCCTCGAGCAGCAGGTAGGCGCCCGGCTGCTGGCGCGCACCAATCGCAGCGTAGCGCTGACTGCTGCAGGCAGACAGTTTCTGGCCGACAGTCGGCAGATCCTCGGGCTGGTGAACGAAGCCGCCGCAAGGGCCGAACGTCTGCATTTGGGAGAAGCGGGGGAGCTGCGTATCGGCTTTACCTCTTCTGCACCGTTTATCAAGGCGGTTTCAGATACGCTGTCCTTTTTCCGCCAGTGTTACCCCGACGTACATATGCAAACCCGTGAAATGAATACCCGCGAGCAAATTGCCCCGCTGAGCGAAGGGACGCTGGATATGGGACTCCTGCGCAATACACAACTCCCGGACACGCTGCACCGGGAGGTCATCCTGCACGAGCCGCTGATGGCGATGATCCCACGTGTACATCCGTTGGCGAAAAAGCCAGTTGTCACGCTGGCGGAACTTGCCCGCGAGCCGTTTGTTTTTTTTGATCCGCATGTGGGTACCGGATTGTATGACGATATTCTTGGCTTGATGCGTCGCTACGACCTGAAGCCTACCATCACTCAGGAGGTCGGCGAGGCGATGACCATTATCGGTCTGGTGGCTGCGGGACTGGGGGTGTCAATTCTGCCCGCCTCCTTTAAGCGGGTGCAGTTGTATGAAATGTGCTGGGTACCTATCGCAGAAGAAGATGCCGTTTCTGAAATGTGGCTGGTGTGGCCTAAACATCGCGAGCAAAGCCATGCCGCGCAACGCTTTCGCCAGCAGCTCTTGGCGGCGGTACAGCATGCTTAA
- the bioD gene encoding dethiobiotin synthase, whose protein sequence is MLKRFFITGTDTSVGKTVVSRALLQALASGGKRVAGYKPVAKGSKETPEGLRNKDALVLQSVSSLELPYEAVNPIALSEDESSVAHSGPVNYTLLSNGLASLSEKVDHVVVEGTGGWRSLMNDLRPLSEWVVQEQLPVLMVVGIQEGCINHAILTAQAIASDGLPLIGWVANRINPGLAHYAEIIDVLGKKLPAPLIGELPYLPRAEQRELSQYIRLSMLGSVLSVDRVLA, encoded by the coding sequence ATGCTGAAGCGTTTCTTTATTACAGGTACAGACACTTCTGTTGGGAAGACAGTGGTTTCCCGCGCATTACTACAAGCGTTAGCGTCAGGGGGTAAACGTGTTGCGGGTTACAAACCCGTGGCCAAAGGCAGCAAAGAGACGCCGGAAGGCTTACGCAACAAAGATGCGCTGGTGCTGCAAAGCGTTTCTTCCCTGGAACTGCCTTACGAGGCCGTCAACCCGATCGCACTCAGCGAGGACGAAAGCAGCGTCGCACATAGCGGCCCGGTCAACTACACCCTGTTATCCAACGGACTCGCCAGCCTGAGCGAAAAAGTTGATCACGTGGTGGTAGAAGGTACCGGCGGCTGGCGCAGCCTGATGAACGATCTGCGTCCGTTATCGGAGTGGGTGGTTCAGGAACAGTTACCCGTGCTGATGGTGGTGGGTATCCAGGAAGGTTGTATTAATCATGCCATCCTTACTGCGCAGGCGATTGCCAGCGACGGACTACCGCTGATTGGTTGGGTGGCTAACCGCATCAACCCTGGGCTGGCACATTATGCTGAAATCATCGACGTACTCGGCAAAAAATTACCGGCCCCGCTGATTGGCGAACTGCCTTATCTGCCACGCGCAGAACAACGTGAGTTGTCTCAATATATTCGCCTGTCAATGCTCGGCAGCGTGCTGTCGGTAGATAGAGTCCTGGCGTAA
- a CDS encoding MFS transporter has translation MSRTTTVDTAPTSDVDEQSISPPDAFIKRGTSSFMRVTLALFSAGLATFALLYCVQPILPVLSHEFGVSPANSSISLSISTAMLAIGLLFTGPLSDAIGRKPVMVTALLLASCCTLLSTMMTSWHGILIMRALIGLSLSGVAAVGMTYLSEEIHPSFVAFSMGLYISGNSIGGMSGRLISGVFTDFFNWRIALAAIGCFALASALMFWKILPESRHFRPTSLRPKSLFINFRLHWRDPGLPLLFMVGFLLMGSFVTLFNYIGYRLMLSPWELSQAVVGLLSVAYLTGTWSSPKAGSMTTRYGRGPVMLFSTGVMLVGLLMTLFTSLWLIFAGMLLFSAGFFAAHSVASSWIGPRAKRAKGQASSLYLFCYYLGSSIAGTLGGIFWHNYGWNGVGGFIALMLILALLVGGRLHHRLHD, from the coding sequence GTGAGCCGTACAACTACTGTCGATACTGCACCGACAAGCGATGTTGATGAACAGAGTATCTCCCCGCCGGATGCGTTTATAAAACGCGGCACATCCTCGTTTATGCGCGTCACGCTGGCGCTGTTTTCCGCCGGGTTAGCGACATTTGCCCTGCTATATTGCGTACAGCCGATCCTACCTGTGCTATCACATGAATTTGGCGTATCCCCCGCCAACAGCAGTATTTCACTGTCTATCTCAACCGCAATGCTGGCGATAGGTCTACTGTTTACCGGGCCACTTTCCGACGCCATTGGCCGCAAGCCGGTAATGGTCACCGCGCTGCTGCTGGCCTCCTGCTGCACGCTGCTTTCGACAATGATGACCAGTTGGCACGGTATTCTCATTATGCGTGCGTTGATTGGTCTGTCATTAAGCGGCGTGGCCGCAGTGGGCATGACCTATCTCAGCGAGGAGATCCATCCCAGCTTTGTTGCCTTTTCGATGGGTCTGTATATCAGTGGTAACTCGATTGGCGGCATGAGCGGCCGTTTGATCAGCGGTGTATTTACCGACTTTTTTAACTGGCGTATTGCGCTGGCAGCTATCGGCTGTTTTGCCCTCGCCTCCGCACTAATGTTCTGGAAAATCTTACCGGAATCCCGCCACTTCAGACCAACGTCGCTGCGGCCTAAATCATTGTTTATTAACTTCCGTTTACACTGGCGTGACCCAGGATTACCGCTGCTATTTATGGTCGGTTTCTTATTGATGGGTTCATTTGTAACGCTGTTTAATTACATCGGCTACCGCCTGATGCTGTCACCCTGGGAACTCAGCCAGGCAGTGGTTGGCCTGCTGTCCGTGGCTTACCTCACCGGTACCTGGAGTTCACCGAAGGCAGGGTCGATGACCACCCGCTATGGCCGGGGCCCGGTGATGTTGTTCTCGACGGGTGTGATGCTGGTAGGGTTGCTGATGACGCTGTTCACGTCACTGTGGTTGATTTTTGCTGGGATGCTGCTGTTTTCTGCCGGTTTCTTCGCCGCACATTCGGTGGCCAGCAGTTGGATTGGTCCGCGCGCTAAACGCGCCAAAGGCCAGGCCTCGTCTTTGTATCTATTCTGTTATTACCTGGGATCGAGTATCGCAGGTACGCTGGGTGGCATATTCTGGCATAACTACGGCTGGAACGGCGTCGGTGGGTTTATTGCGTTGATGCTGATCCTCGCGCTGCTGGTGGGGGGCCGTTTACACCACCGTTTGCACGACTGA
- the mdtJ gene encoding multidrug/spermidine efflux SMR transporter subunit MdtJ, with translation MFYWILLGLAIAAEITGTLSMKWASVGNGNTGFILMLVMIALSYIFLSFAVKKIALGVAYALWEGIGILFITLFSVLLFDETLSAMKVAGLVSLVFGIVLIKSGTRKPAKSSRKVTHAAV, from the coding sequence ATGTTTTACTGGATTTTATTAGGTCTGGCCATTGCGGCTGAAATTACAGGCACGCTGTCGATGAAATGGGCAAGTGTAGGCAATGGCAATACGGGCTTTATTTTAATGCTGGTAATGATCGCCTTATCGTATATTTTTCTTAGTTTTGCCGTTAAAAAAATTGCCCTCGGCGTGGCCTACGCGTTATGGGAAGGCATCGGTATTTTATTTATTACGCTGTTTAGCGTGCTGTTATTTGACGAAACCTTGTCCGCGATGAAGGTGGCTGGATTGGTCTCGCTGGTGTTCGGTATTGTGCTGATTAAATCTGGCACACGAAAGCCTGCAAAATCGAGTAGGAAGGTGACCCATGCAGCAGTTTGA